The genomic segment CGAACACTTCCAGCGTCCACACCTCCCCCTTCTTCGCGACGAAGCGGTACCAGTGCCGGTCATTTTTCTTCGCGATCCGCCCGGCGATATCCGCGGGCACGTCCACCGCCTGGGCGGCGTCCGCGGTGTTGTTCTTCCCGTTGTCGAGTACCGCTGGCGACGCCCGCGTGTCCAGGAGCACATTTCCGCCGGGCATCGTGTACGAGAAATCGACCGCGTCGATCATCGCCGCGGTCGGGGGAATGAGCCGACTCGATTCCAAACTGTAGGCGCGAGCACGCGACTTCACGACGAAATCGACATCCAGAGCGCCCCGGCCGGCCGGGAGGATCGGAAAGCCGCTCCGCGCGAGCGGAGGATAAAACGCGTCGATCCACGGTTCCGTCGTCACCGTGAGCCGGTAGAAGTGATCCGAGCCGCCGGTGGTGTACGCGAACTGCGACACGCGAACGAGGTAATCGCCGTCTTTCGGCGCCGTGAAGTCGAGGACCGCATCGCCGCCGCGGTAACCGCGGTTGGAGGCGAGCTGCTTGCCGTCCGGGCCGATCGCCATCAGATCGGCTTGCATCTTGCTGTCGATGCTCGTGGTCAGGCAGGCGACCACAACGCGCTGCTTGGCCCTCACTTTGAACGTGACGTAATCGACATCGGTCGGTGCGCTAATGACACCGCTCACCGTGGTTTCGAGGTCGATCTTTTGCGCTTGCCCCACGTCGTTATTCGGCTCCGTCTCGTTCACCTCCGTCGTGTTGCTCACGACGAACGCCCGCGGGTTGCTCAGGCCGCTCTTGCTCACTACGCGCACATCGAAGGCGCCGGTGGAGGTCTTCGCGGGTGTCACTTTGAACTTCACCGAGGCCGACGGTTGGCCCTTCGGTCCCTTCGGCTCGATGGTCGCGGCGCCGATCCGTTCCGCGGTGAAGCCCTTCGCACTGAACAGCAACTTCTCGTCGCCGTCGAAGCCGGCACCGGAGAACGTGACCTCTACCGTCTCGCCGGCTTTCGCGCCGGGTGGAAACACCGTGAGCAACTGCGGGCCGGTTTGGGCGGCCGCGGACCCGGCCATCAGCAACAGCGCGAGTGCGGCGAAGGTGCGGCGTGCGAGCATGGCGGCGGCTCCGGGTGGGTGCTGATTGAAGCGTACCCCGGTCGAACCGTGGGAACAAGGGAGTAAGCCAGCGAGGGCGTGCCCCGTATCATGACAGTGGGCAAATAAATTCCCCGAGGTGATGCGATGTCGATGCGAACATGGCGCGGGCCGCACTGGGCGGCGGTCACGGTGATCGGGTGGGCACTGGTCGGGTGCGAGGCGCCGCCGCGCGGTTCCGACGAACCGGTGCCGGTCGAGGGGCCGAATCAGGTGGTGCTGAAAGTGCCGGACATGACCTGAGCGACGTGACCCGCCAACGTGAGCGCCGCGCTCACGACTCTACCGTGGGTAGAGCCCGACACGATTGCGACCGACGGCAAGAAGCGACAAGTCAAGTTCACCGTGAAGGACCGCGCGAAGTTCGACATGGACGAGGTGAAGCGGGCGCTCGGCCCCCGCTACGCCGACGGGGTCAAGGTCCTCACCCCGCCGACCGAAAAGTGATGCGCCGGGCGGCGCGTGCCCGGTCGCGCCGCCCGCCGTTTGCCATGACAAGGAGCCTTCATGCTCGCCAGTTACGTCCGCCCGACACCGATGACCGACCGGCTGTACAAGTACGTGTTGTCCGTGGGCGTGCGCGAGCCGGCGGCGTTCGAGGCGCTCCGCGCGGACACCGCGCGGCTCCCCGAGTGCGAGTGGCAGATCGCCCCGGAGCAGGGGCCGTTCCTCGCGCTGCTCGTTCAGCTCATGGGCGCGAAGAAGTGCCTCGAAGTGGGCACGTTCACCGGGTACTCGGCGATGTGGGTGGCGGGCGCGCTGCCCGCCGACGGCGCGCTGACCTGCTGCGAACTCAGCGGCGTGTACGCGGGCGTCGCGCGGAAGCACCTCACCGCCGCCGGGCTGATGAGCAAAGTGGACCTGCGCGTCGCCCCCGCGGCCGACACGCTCGCGGAACTGCTCGCCGGCGGCCACGCCGCGACCTTCGACTACGCGTTCATCGACGCCGACAAGGGGCGCTACGACCTCTACTACGAGCGGTGCCTCGAACTCGTCCGGCCCGGCGGCCTCGTCGCCATCGACAACACGCTCTGGGACGGCAAACCCGCCGACCCGTCGGTGACCGACCCCGACACGCTTGCGATCCGCGCGCTGAACGCCAAGGTCCACGGCGACGACCGCGTCGCGCTCAGCTTCCTCCCCTTCGCCGACGGGCTGACGCTGGCTCGGAAACGCTAACGCGCCCCCCGCTGCCGGGGTGGCGGGGCCGTGCAGGTGACCACCGGCCTTGCGGCCGGGGTTCGCCCTCACTACCCCTAAACAAAGCCCCCTTATTCTTCCCCTGCCGAGGTCCGTCATGGTTGCCACCCGCGGCGAGCTGTTCGCCGGCGTCACCGTCGCCATCGTTACGCCGTTCAAGAACGGCGAAGTCGATTGGGACGAACTCGGCAAACTCGTGGACTGGCACTGCGAGCAGGGCACCGACGCGCTCGCCCCGTGCGGCACCACCGGCGAATCGCCCACCCTCACCCACGACGAGAACGAGCGCGTGGTCGCGTTCGTGTGCGAGCGCGCCCGCGGGCGCACCAAGATCATGGCCGGCACGGGGTCGAACTCGACCGCCGAAGCGGTCCGCATGACGAAGGCCGCGAAGCGGGCCGGGGCCACCGGCACGCTCCAGGTCGGCCCCTATTACAACAAGCCGACGCAGGAGGGCTACTTCCGCCACTTCGCCGCGCTCGCGGAGGCCACGGACCTGCCGATCGTCGTGTACAACATCCCGGGCCGCACCGCGTCGAACATCCTGCCGGAGACCATCGCCCGCATGGCCGAGAAGTGCCCCACCATTGTCGCGATCAAGGAGGCCACGGGGTCGCTCGATCAGGCGTCGCAGATCGCGGCCCTCTGCGACCTCACGATCCTCAGCGGCGACGACAGCCTCACGCTCCCGCTGATGAGCATCGGCGGCAAGGGCGTGGTGAGCGTGGTCGGGAACATCGTCCCGCGGGACATGATGGCACTCGTGCGGGCGTTCGCGGCCGGGAAATTCGAGGACGCGCTCCAGTGGCACCGGAAGCTGTTCCCGCTGTGCCGCGACATGCTCGGCGTGGCGACGAACCCGACCCCGCTCAAGGCCGCGATGAAGTTGCTGGGCCGCGGCAACGGCGAGATGCGCCTGCCGATGTGCCCGATCGACGCGGCCGGCGAGGCGAAGGTGAAGCAGACGCTCATCAATTACGGGCTGCTCAAGGCGTAAAGTTGGTCTCAAGTCATAAAGTCGCGGGTCGTAAAGTCGACAACCAGAGTGGGCCTGGTTTACGACTTTACGACCCGCGACTTTATGACTTGAGACGTTCGCCTTATGCCAGAGCCGGCCGGGCCGTGTCCGTTTTCGCCGTGCGGGCGACCCGGAACCACCGCGGCGGGTACATGATCAGCCCCTGCACCACCAGCAGCGCCATTCCGCAGTAGCCGATCGTGAACGCGATCTCCGGCATGTTCTCGACGAACAGCAGATCGTGCAGGATGCGGCCCATGAACGTGTCGCTCCCGCCGAACGTCTGCCCGGCCAGTGCCCGCAGTTGCTCCTCCCACACGGTCAGCGGGCACCGCAGCCCGCGGACCGCCTCGTAGGCGACGACGGCGATCGCGCCGAGGTGCGTGACCCGGAACCACGGGTTCCGTGCCCACTGCCACTTCATCGGCGCGGCGATCACGATCGCCAGTTGGCCCAGAATCACATAGGCGACATATGTGATGTGAATAGCGACCATCAGGTCGGCGGCAATGCCGTACCACATGGGGCACCTTTGGGTGTCTCGGGGGACGATTCGTTTCGTGCGGCGACGTGTGCTGTCCGTTAGA from the Frigoriglobus tundricola genome contains:
- a CDS encoding PPC domain-containing protein encodes the protein MLARRTFAALALLLMAGSAAAQTGPQLLTVFPPGAKAGETVEVTFSGAGFDGDEKLLFSAKGFTAERIGAATIEPKGPKGQPSASVKFKVTPAKTSTGAFDVRVVSKSGLSNPRAFVVSNTTEVNETEPNNDVGQAQKIDLETTVSGVISAPTDVDYVTFKVRAKQRVVVACLTTSIDSKMQADLMAIGPDGKQLASNRGYRGGDAVLDFTAPKDGDYLVRVSQFAYTTGGSDHFYRLTVTTEPWIDAFYPPLARSGFPILPAGRGALDVDFVVKSRARAYSLESSRLIPPTAAMIDAVDFSYTMPGGNVLLDTRASPAVLDNGKNNTADAAQAVDVPADIAGRIAKKNDRHWYRFVAKKGEVWTLEVFAERIGSPVDAYFVLADDRGKVMTEQDDGPDTLSPNQFYTKGNDPARYRFAAPADGTYKVMVSTREAGTQFGVRDQYVLRIAKEHPDFRLAVMPLTPHLPDAGTLARGGATVFAVFVFRFDGFDGPIELSAPDLPKGVTCPPQVIGPGQTRGTLVLVADQSAKDWEGFVQVLAKGFTKVPTVHEARPFTVTWPVAGLQANQPPPNVPMITRMDRGEGLALAVRGDAPFALTPTVRELVAKPGGKIDVTLVVSRKDTFKDPIQVFSATPGIGPRQQGNQAAAPIGTAQPGGTELNFGLDVPGTLPPGTHTLVLRGQSAAPVPKGGNNTALRPVPTYAALPISITVEGGPKKK
- a CDS encoding O-methyltransferase, which translates into the protein MLASYVRPTPMTDRLYKYVLSVGVREPAAFEALRADTARLPECEWQIAPEQGPFLALLVQLMGAKKCLEVGTFTGYSAMWVAGALPADGALTCCELSGVYAGVARKHLTAAGLMSKVDLRVAPAADTLAELLAGGHAATFDYAFIDADKGRYDLYYERCLELVRPGGLVAIDNTLWDGKPADPSVTDPDTLAIRALNAKVHGDDRVALSFLPFADGLTLARKR
- the dapA gene encoding 4-hydroxy-tetrahydrodipicolinate synthase — translated: MVATRGELFAGVTVAIVTPFKNGEVDWDELGKLVDWHCEQGTDALAPCGTTGESPTLTHDENERVVAFVCERARGRTKIMAGTGSNSTAEAVRMTKAAKRAGATGTLQVGPYYNKPTQEGYFRHFAALAEATDLPIVVYNIPGRTASNILPETIARMAEKCPTIVAIKEATGSLDQASQIAALCDLTILSGDDSLTLPLMSIGGKGVVSVVGNIVPRDMMALVRAFAAGKFEDALQWHRKLFPLCRDMLGVATNPTPLKAAMKLLGRGNGEMRLPMCPIDAAGEAKVKQTLINYGLLKA
- a CDS encoding DUF2784 domain-containing protein codes for the protein MWYGIAADLMVAIHITYVAYVILGQLAIVIAAPMKWQWARNPWFRVTHLGAIAVVAYEAVRGLRCPLTVWEEQLRALAGQTFGGSDTFMGRILHDLLFVENMPEIAFTIGYCGMALLVVQGLIMYPPRWFRVARTAKTDTARPALA